In Spinacia oleracea cultivar Varoflay chromosome 5, BTI_SOV_V1, whole genome shotgun sequence, a single window of DNA contains:
- the LOC130460865 gene encoding uncharacterized protein translates to MLWNRVAWSSIGVRHHGDGLQPKYSSCNPSKAVNYLLADSAWFGHPLGDIFHPLSVRALVNIASAAAAAAGVLATTVIDYKLEAAAAVLAEVESSNSGSSQLKQEQNQASLKSVYFHQLLDFLEVLCLNCDYHRWIEIFT, encoded by the exons ATGTTGTGGAATAGGGTGGCATGGAGCAGCATCGGGGTGCGACACCATGGAGATGGTTTGCAACCAAAGTACAGCTCATGTAATCCTTCTAAGGCCGTCAATTATCTGCTGGCCGACTCTGCCTGGTTCGGTCATCCATTGGGTGACATCTTTCATCCCTTGAGCGTCCGAGCACTGGTGAACATAGcttcagcagcagcagcagcagcaggtgTTCTGGCAACAACAGTTATCGATTACAAGctagaagcagcagcagcagttcTGGCAGAAGTAGAAAGCAGCAATTCTGGCAGCAGCCAGTTGAAACAAGAACAAAACCAAGCCAGCCTAAAGAGTGTTTATTTTCACCAGTTGCTGGACTTTCTTGAAGTTCTCTGCCTTAACTGTGACTATCACCGTTG GATAGAGATATTTacttaa